The window ACAATAAGCCGTTCTTGGACCGAATCTGTCCAATCGCAAACGCAACGTATTTTCTCACGTTAGCATTCTTGTCTTCCAACAACGGTTCCAAAAATGGCAGAATCGCTTGATTGCCGATTCGCGCTGCGGCCAGCAATGCTCTAATGCGAATCTGTTCTGATGGAAAACGAAAATAATCGGCAAGTTTGATGTCCGGCTCTGCTTCCAACATCCGCTCATTTTCGAGAATTGCGATGATTCGCAACGAATCGTTAGAAAACGCGCTCGAAGCAAGAAACATTAGAAGGATCAACGCCAGGATTCTCCCCCTTATGAAGGGGGAGACTAAGAGGGGGTTGGCATGCATTCCAACCTCCCCCTAACCCCCCTCCTTCATAAGGAGGGGGAATCGATGCCTGATCTCTTCCATCATTTATTGTTTTGGAGACGCGAAAGCGCAGTTTCGACAAATGCTTGATCATCGGGAGTGAGGGAGTAGTTACCGAATCGTGCCTTGTAAAACAGATCCGTCAAAGACGCAACATCCTCATTCGAAGGAGCCGGCAAGACCTGCGTCACTTGCTCGGCAAATTCGAAAGGAGTGGCAGCCACCGGCTTGACGAACCCCTTTTGTTGCAACAACGCCAGCATCTCCTGATAAAACAGAATCGGTGACCGGATTAACTCCAATTTTCGCTTACGCGCTTTGTAAAAGCGAACCGCGTAATAGATGAGGCCCGGCAGCAATCCAATTAGAACCAGGAGAAGGCGATTCTGCTTCCACATCATACGCCACCAGGCATGGGGACTTGTTGCATTGCTGGATTTTTCCCGCAGAGTCTCATTCAGTTTCCTGTATCGTTCACGTACAGACGTAAGCACGTTGATCTGATCCTGCGCAGAGAAAATCAGGATATATCTGTCCCAGAAGAAACTGATCGAATCGAAAATCTTTCGCGGGTTGATGATTTCCCAGATCGAACGGCTTCCTCCGGGACCTGCCACAGTACGAGGAGAAGGATCAAACTGAACCCAGAGACCGTTTCCAAAATAAACTTCTACCCAGGAATGGGCATCACTCTGACGAATGGTATAAAATTCTCCGATTTCATTGTACTCACCTTCCAAAAATCCATTCACCAGTCGGGATGGTATTCTAATGTGTCTTAACAAAAGAACCATCGCGGTAGCAAAGTATTCACAATGGCCCATTTTCTTTTTGAAAAGAAACTCGGAAACCGGATCCGTTGCTGATCGCGGCAAATCGGTTGTCGTGTACTGGTAATTCTTCTCAAGATAGGCCTGAACCAGCGCAGCGCGATCGTACTGATTGGTGGCACTACCTGTGATTTGTTGAGCCAGTGTCTCAATCTCCGGATTTCGTGATGGCAGTCTTACGAAATGGCGGATACTTTCTGTAGAATCAACCTGCCGTGATCTCAACTGTTCCGGAGAATAGACATTGATTTGACTGTAAACAACGTAATGTTCCGGTCTCCCCATACCGGTCAATGTTCCATTTACATCCCGGCTCACTGCAAAGAAATTGCCGTCGACTCTTGCGACTCGATACTGGCCAAAAATTACGCCCGAATCAATCGGAGTCAAGTAGACTTCTTGTTTCACAAGAGAAGCAGGATTATTGCCCTCTGGAGATACAACAAAAGTACTCAAAGAATCTTGAAACACAAAGTCGGATCCATGTCTGGAGACACCCCAGGACTTGCCGTCATACCTATTGAAAGCCACGCCGCGCCAATAAAAGCGATGACCCGCAGGGATTCGCTCGCCGTTTACACGGATACGCATTACTTCGCCCGTGTTTTCCTGAATCTTGGCAATATCTCCCAGCTCCACCTTCTTTGAAAAGCCGGAAACATGCTGTGTCTGATCCAGTTTCAGTCCACCAAAATATCCGAGCTGCGCGCGAGGCAAAACAAAGAAAATGCCAAGCGCAAACACCACCATTGTTACGGTTGCAATTACGATAAATCCCCAGTAACGCGCGTGAAATAAGGAAAAAGGAAAGGGCTCGGTGGGATCTGATCTGATCCACATTTTGATCATAGTGATCGACAGGATGTTCCAGACAAAGAACAGCGAAAAAAGAAGGATCATGTAGAGCATTTCAATTTCAACGCTGAGGGCGGTAGCTGCCAGCATGCTCAGGAAAGTCAAAAGATACAGCTGGTAATAGTCTCGATGCGTTTGGAGATTAAAGAGCTTGTTGATGATGATGAAAATGAATAGATGAACCAGCGAAGGAGCAAGACTTCTTGTGAGCCAGAACCAATCTGCGAAAAAGAAAATCAGGTAGAGGAAGGAAACAATCTCCCAAAATGAGCCTCCGCGAGGACGATGCACGAAACCCAGCGTGAACAGGCTGAAGACCAATAAAATCGCAGAGGAAATCCACAATTTTTGGGTGAGCATCAGTGAGACGCCGCTCACAAAAACAAGCAAGTGAGCTCCAAATCGCAGGGCAGAAGTTACCCTTTCGTGATTTGGATCAACAGGTTTGTTCACAGTTTGATTCATATTTCGATAATGGAGTCTTGACGCATCAGGTGTTGCCAGTCTTCCACATACAAATTGCGAGCGCCCGAACTAACAAGCCCGAGCCGTGAAGGAAACCGGCGCGAACGCAACTGAAGCACAAGCGTTTCCGGCGATCCCGGGAGCTCCAGTTTTTCACTCGAATAATCTTTTCCGTCCCATTCCGCGAGATAGGAAAGGAGCGGAATTATGGAAATTGCCGTATCAAATACCTTTCCGGGCAGTACGATTCGAGCATCAATCTCTTGTTCCCTGAAGAGAAATGCAAGAGAGGCGAGGAAACTGATCGCGGTTTCAAATACAGGATCGCGGGGCTTATCCGGAAAGGAATCGAAGTACAAATAGAGATCGCGGCCCTGCTCCCGCTGGTACTCTTTTACGAGAAGTTTCTCCGCCTTTGCGGAGGCTTTCCAGTGAATCTTTTTGCTCGAATCAAAGCTGTTATAGTCCCTCAAATGCAATAATTGCTGGCTATCGCCCCGATAGGGAGATTCTCGGAGAATCCCTTCTGAAAATCGAGAAAGAATGTCTTCAGAAAAACGATAGAGGTGAGGATACACCCGAACCGGTTGCTCCAGGAAATATCTGCGGATTTTCAAAAAGAAGGAGAATGGAAATTGTGTTTGCAATTCCATTTCCTTGAGAGTAAAAACTCCGCGGCGCGAAAAAAGAAATCGCGCGTAACCGCTTGCATGATTCTGGGCAGGGATGTAGAAAAAATGACGGCTGATACTTGTGAATTTTGGATCGCGCACCGCAAAACGGATGGCAAGAGAAGGCAATTTCTTTTTTCGATTGGAAACAGAAATGTAGCAAAGCGATTGAAC of the bacterium genome contains:
- a CDS encoding DUF3488 and transglutaminase-like domain-containing protein encodes the protein MNKPVDPNHERVTSALRFGAHLLVFVSGVSLMLTQKLWISSAILLVFSLFTLGFVHRPRGGSFWEIVSFLYLIFFFADWFWLTRSLAPSLVHLFIFIIINKLFNLQTHRDYYQLYLLTFLSMLAATALSVEIEMLYMILLFSLFFVWNILSITMIKMWIRSDPTEPFPFSLFHARYWGFIVIATVTMVVFALGIFFVLPRAQLGYFGGLKLDQTQHVSGFSKKVELGDIAKIQENTGEVMRIRVNGERIPAGHRFYWRGVAFNRYDGKSWGVSRHGSDFVFQDSLSTFVVSPEGNNPASLVKQEVYLTPIDSGVIFGQYRVARVDGNFFAVSRDVNGTLTGMGRPEHYVVYSQINVYSPEQLRSRQVDSTESIRHFVRLPSRNPEIETLAQQITGSATNQYDRAALVQAYLEKNYQYTTTDLPRSATDPVSEFLFKKKMGHCEYFATAMVLLLRHIRIPSRLVNGFLEGEYNEIGEFYTIRQSDAHSWVEVYFGNGLWVQFDPSPRTVAGPGGSRSIWEIINPRKIFDSISFFWDRYILIFSAQDQINVLTSVRERYRKLNETLREKSSNATSPHAWWRMMWKQNRLLLVLIGLLPGLIYYAVRFYKARKRKLELIRSPILFYQEMLALLQQKGFVKPVAATPFEFAEQVTQVLPAPSNEDVASLTDLFYKARFGNYSLTPDDQAFVETALSRLQNNK
- a CDS encoding DUF58 domain-containing protein — its product is MQSAIKLRLPRMPIAVEFTREGVIFMLLSLAIGAAAVNTGNNVLYLIFSLMLGMIVVSGMASRRILQGLHPTLQFPDHLFAGVQSLCYISVSNRKKKLPSLAIRFAVRDPKFTSISRHFFYIPAQNHASGYARFLFSRRGVFTLKEMELQTQFPFSFFLKIRRYFLEQPVRVYPHLYRFSEDILSRFSEGILRESPYRGDSQQLLHLRDYNSFDSSKKIHWKASAKAEKLLVKEYQREQGRDLYLYFDSFPDKPRDPVFETAISFLASLAFLFREQEIDARIVLPGKVFDTAISIIPLLSYLAEWDGKDYSSEKLELPGSPETLVLQLRSRRFPSRLGLVSSGARNLYVEDWQHLMRQDSIIEI